The following coding sequences lie in one Brevibacterium marinum genomic window:
- a CDS encoding MFS transporter codes for MTAAPRSGFRAVAGVGLYFSCNGLVFAALLPWYPLLVERLGLSDWQFGLIVASFAFGAIVSSVVPARLISRFGANAVVVAGTVLLGLAAAATAWSVNGWMMAACLFFVGFFDAIVDVAQNVVGISVQESLSRTVLSSMHALWSLGGLVSGAAATAAAAEGMDMRVHLALIAVISIIVILLARRMVGDTARARRLADSGTDSDAEAAAGGRTDTETTSGESSSDRAKHRSKRAVVLMALPLAVVAICGTAVEDIANNWSAIAAVEFGGVRAAAAGIAFSVVIGSQCLGRFSGDLLVQRFGASRIARIGGGCIALGGVGVVTASEPFVLLAGLALMGYGSATLVPGALGAAAHIPGVGRAGGVTLVNWIMRVGFLGTSPLIGVIASTANLRWGLSLLILIGVVTMIFSGRLDRPAGRCA; via the coding sequence ATGACGGCGGCACCGAGGTCCGGTTTCCGTGCGGTGGCCGGCGTCGGACTCTACTTCAGCTGCAACGGACTCGTGTTCGCGGCGCTGCTTCCCTGGTATCCGCTCTTGGTCGAACGACTGGGCCTCAGCGATTGGCAATTCGGCCTCATCGTGGCCTCATTCGCTTTCGGTGCGATCGTCTCCTCCGTTGTGCCGGCCCGCCTCATCTCCCGATTCGGAGCCAATGCCGTCGTCGTGGCAGGCACCGTCCTCCTCGGACTCGCAGCCGCCGCCACGGCGTGGTCCGTCAACGGATGGATGATGGCAGCCTGCCTGTTCTTCGTGGGGTTCTTCGATGCCATCGTGGATGTGGCGCAGAACGTGGTCGGCATCTCGGTGCAGGAGAGCCTGTCCCGCACCGTTCTCTCGTCCATGCACGCACTGTGGAGTCTGGGCGGGCTGGTCAGCGGTGCGGCCGCCACCGCGGCGGCAGCCGAGGGAATGGATATGAGAGTGCACCTGGCGCTGATCGCGGTGATCTCGATCATCGTGATCCTTCTCGCCCGCCGAATGGTCGGAGACACGGCGAGAGCCAGACGACTGGCGGACTCCGGAACCGATTCCGACGCCGAGGCGGCGGCCGGTGGGCGGACCGACACCGAGACGACCTCCGGTGAGTCGAGTTCGGATCGGGCGAAGCATCGTTCGAAGCGCGCCGTCGTTCTGATGGCCCTGCCATTGGCCGTAGTGGCCATCTGCGGAACTGCAGTCGAGGACATCGCCAACAACTGGTCGGCGATCGCCGCCGTCGAATTCGGCGGTGTTCGCGCAGCAGCGGCCGGAATCGCCTTCAGCGTGGTCATCGGCAGTCAGTGCCTCGGCCGGTTCAGCGGGGACCTCCTGGTGCAGCGGTTCGGCGCGAGTCGAATCGCTCGCATCGGTGGAGGCTGCATCGCTCTCGGCGGGGTGGGCGTCGTCACGGCGAGCGAGCCGTTTGTGCTGCTGGCGGGCCTGGCGCTGATGGGGTACGGATCGGCGACACTCGTTCCAGGTGCGCTCGGTGCCGCGGCGCACATTCCCGGAGTGGGCAGGGCCGGAGGGGTTACGCTCGTCAACTGGATCATGAGGGTCGGGTTCCTGGGAACGAGCCCTCTCATCGGAGTCATCGCGAGCACAGCGAACCTGCGCTGGGGGCTGTCATTGCTCATCCTCATCGGAGTGGTCACGATGATCTTCTCGGGCCGGCTGGACCGTCCGGCCGGCCGTTGCGCCTAA
- a CDS encoding DedA family protein — protein MNPLDWSFPIAVTWLILFGIILARAGGTFLLGRLARRGFRKIDRIDTIMSGPKYRKAEAMIERWGAPVIVVSFLMVGVQTVLNLAAGTTGMSYRRYIPALAVGGSLWALIYSTVGLIGFKALVTAYAAAPGLTVGVGACFVLAIVGLVIGLKKKDDQPEPVVNPRA, from the coding sequence ATGAATCCTCTGGACTGGTCGTTTCCCATCGCCGTCACATGGTTGATCCTCTTCGGCATCATTCTGGCCCGCGCGGGCGGAACCTTCCTGCTGGGACGGTTGGCGCGCAGGGGGTTCCGGAAGATCGACCGCATCGACACGATCATGTCCGGACCGAAGTACCGCAAGGCTGAAGCCATGATCGAGCGATGGGGTGCACCGGTGATCGTCGTCAGCTTCCTCATGGTCGGAGTGCAGACCGTGCTGAACCTGGCTGCGGGCACGACCGGGATGAGCTACCGTCGCTACATTCCCGCGCTCGCCGTCGGCGGGTCACTGTGGGCCCTCATCTACTCGACCGTCGGACTCATCGGATTCAAGGCACTGGTCACGGCCTATGCAGCGGCCCCCGGTCTGACCGTCGGAGTCGGAGCCTGCTTCGTGCTGGCGATCGTCGGGCTGGTCATCGGACTGAAGAAGAAGGACGACCAGCCCGAACCGGTCGTCAATCCCCGGGCCTGA
- a CDS encoding sugar porter family MFS transporter, with product MVGISLAAALGGFLFGFDTSVINGAVDALAEEFALNAGLKGFAVSSALLACALGAWFAGSLANRYGRLPVMVVAAILFFVSAVGSGLAFGVTDLIIWRMVGGLGVGAASVIAPAYIAEVSPARVRGRLGSLQQLAIVTGIFVALLSNALLASISGGAADPLWFGIETWRWMFMVEALPALVYGLMALGLPESPRFLVARGREEEAARILHVFTGVTDTDSLIERIRDSIRREDKESFRDLIGRRFGLKPIVWIGILLSVFQQFVGINVIFYYSTTLWKSVGFDESSALLTSVITSVTNIIVTILAILLVDKVGRRKMLLAGSFLMGISLAMMAVAFSFAQLTTLADGTTDAQLDAPWSIIALISANVFVVGFGTTWGPLVWVLLGEMFPNRIRAGALAVAAAAQWIANFAISTTFPVFSDISLTFAYGFYAFFAVLSFFFVWWKVPETKGIELEDMTEDLETRPRI from the coding sequence ATCGTGGGAATCTCGCTGGCCGCAGCACTCGGCGGTTTCCTCTTCGGCTTCGACACTTCCGTCATCAACGGTGCCGTTGACGCACTGGCCGAAGAATTCGCCCTCAACGCAGGCCTGAAGGGCTTCGCGGTCTCCTCGGCGCTGCTCGCGTGCGCACTCGGAGCCTGGTTCGCGGGCTCCCTGGCCAACCGGTACGGGCGGCTCCCGGTCATGGTCGTCGCCGCGATTCTGTTCTTCGTCTCTGCCGTCGGATCGGGCCTGGCGTTCGGAGTCACCGACCTCATCATCTGGCGGATGGTCGGCGGGCTCGGCGTCGGTGCCGCTTCCGTCATCGCTCCCGCCTATATCGCCGAGGTGTCCCCCGCCAGAGTCCGCGGACGCCTCGGTTCGCTGCAGCAGCTGGCGATCGTCACCGGCATCTTCGTCGCGCTCCTGTCGAATGCGCTTCTCGCCTCGATCTCCGGAGGAGCCGCAGATCCGCTGTGGTTCGGGATCGAGACCTGGCGTTGGATGTTCATGGTCGAGGCGCTCCCGGCTCTGGTCTACGGGCTCATGGCGCTGGGGCTCCCCGAATCGCCGAGGTTCCTCGTCGCCCGCGGCAGGGAGGAAGAGGCCGCACGGATTCTGCATGTCTTCACCGGTGTCACGGACACCGATTCCCTCATCGAACGGATCCGCGATTCGATCCGACGGGAAGACAAGGAGTCGTTCAGAGACCTCATCGGCAGACGGTTCGGCCTCAAACCGATAGTCTGGATCGGAATCCTCCTGTCGGTATTCCAGCAGTTCGTCGGCATCAACGTCATCTTCTACTACTCGACGACGCTGTGGAAGTCGGTCGGATTCGACGAATCCAGTGCCCTCCTGACGTCGGTCATCACCTCGGTGACGAACATCATCGTCACGATCCTGGCGATCCTCCTCGTCGACAAGGTCGGACGCCGGAAGATGCTGTTGGCAGGCTCGTTCCTGATGGGGATCTCCCTGGCGATGATGGCGGTCGCATTCTCGTTCGCGCAGCTGACCACACTCGCCGACGGCACGACGGATGCCCAGCTTGATGCTCCATGGTCGATCATCGCCTTGATCTCGGCGAACGTGTTCGTCGTCGGTTTCGGCACCACGTGGGGACCTTTGGTGTGGGTGCTCCTGGGCGAGATGTTCCCCAACCGCATCCGCGCCGGAGCCCTCGCCGTGGCCGCCGCGGCGCAGTGGATCGCGAACTTCGCCATCTCGACGACGTTCCCGGTCTTCTCCGATATCAGCCTGACCTTCGCCTATGGCTTCTATGCGTTCTTCGCAGTGCTGTCGTTCTTCTTCGTCTGGTGGAAGGTGCCCGAGACGAAGGGAATCGAGCTCGAGGACATGACCGAAGATCTCGAGACCCGTCCTCGGATCTGA
- a CDS encoding metal-dependent hydrolase family protein translates to MVTVFKNAKVFDGTRFLVGLRDVVVDGGEVTAVTEGGQGSHDASADYVDCAGKTLIPGVIDCHVHLMSTGASDSSSFHDPFSLQFYNSVAQMERTLKGGVTTVRDAGGTDLGAKVAIETGVVRGPRMSIAVNIMSQTGGHGDFHLVSGADSPFMAPHPGRPSGVADGLEGVQRKTRELLRAGADHIKICSTGGVLSPRDDPRHSQFTEAEIAVIVAEAAAQGAHVMSHAQGAPGIKNAVRAGVRSIEHGIYLDDEAIDLMLDNGTYLVPTLQAPQAVIKSAEAGSALPQSVVDKAHAVIEAHYASIAKAHEAGIRIALGTDAGVGPHGENLEEISLLAGVGLSTGEALAAGTSVAADLLGHDMVGRIGEGALADLVVVDGDLSTEDVRGIEDRVNSVYQGGELV, encoded by the coding sequence ATGGTCACAGTTTTCAAGAATGCCAAGGTCTTCGACGGAACCCGGTTCCTGGTGGGCCTGCGAGACGTCGTCGTCGACGGGGGAGAGGTCACTGCGGTCACCGAAGGTGGTCAGGGCTCGCACGACGCCAGCGCAGACTACGTCGACTGTGCAGGCAAGACCCTCATCCCCGGCGTCATCGACTGCCATGTGCATCTGATGAGCACAGGCGCCAGCGACTCCTCGTCGTTCCACGACCCGTTCTCCCTGCAGTTCTACAACTCCGTGGCCCAGATGGAGAGGACGCTCAAAGGCGGTGTGACCACCGTCCGCGATGCGGGCGGCACCGATCTCGGCGCCAAGGTCGCGATCGAGACGGGAGTCGTCCGCGGGCCACGCATGTCGATCGCGGTCAACATCATGTCCCAGACCGGCGGTCACGGAGATTTCCACCTGGTCTCGGGAGCGGACTCACCGTTCATGGCCCCACACCCGGGCAGGCCCTCGGGTGTTGCGGACGGACTCGAGGGCGTGCAGCGCAAAACCCGTGAACTGCTGCGGGCAGGTGCCGATCACATCAAGATCTGTTCGACCGGAGGCGTGCTCTCGCCCCGGGACGATCCTCGGCACTCCCAGTTCACCGAGGCGGAGATCGCCGTCATCGTCGCCGAGGCGGCGGCCCAGGGCGCCCACGTCATGTCCCATGCCCAGGGTGCACCGGGAATCAAGAATGCGGTCCGCGCCGGTGTGCGCTCGATCGAACACGGCATCTACCTCGACGACGAAGCCATCGACCTGATGCTCGATAACGGCACGTACCTGGTCCCGACCCTGCAGGCTCCCCAGGCAGTGATCAAGTCCGCCGAGGCGGGTTCGGCGCTGCCCCAGTCCGTGGTCGACAAGGCCCACGCCGTCATCGAGGCGCACTATGCGTCGATCGCGAAGGCCCATGAGGCCGGCATCAGGATTGCTCTGGGCACCGATGCCGGCGTCGGGCCGCACGGTGAGAACCTCGAGGAGATCAGCCTCCTGGCCGGGGTCGGCCTGTCCACCGGAGAGGCACTGGCGGCGGGCACCTCCGTCGCTGCCGATCTGCTCGGTCACGACATGGTCGGTCGCATCGGTGAGGGCGCGCTCGCCGACCTCGTTGTGGTCGACGGCGATCTCAGCACCGAGGACGTCAGAGGAATCGAGGACCGCGTGAACTCCGTGTATCAGGGCGGAGAACTCGTCTGA